Within the Glycine soja cultivar W05 chromosome 3, ASM419377v2, whole genome shotgun sequence genome, the region aaattattaataaatttatcaattagttttttaaacacaaataaaatgtccttttcaattttgtttagaGTTGtatatgttataaattttttgaatttaaataaattagtttcttgtgtttctctccttttttctcactaaagagaagaaaaaagaaatccaACTATGGTGACTACAACTCGTTCAAGATAATTTAATCTTACTATTTTTCCATTGAGCAATGAGTGGTTTTGAGAAGAGGAAAGCGAGAGATCAAGGTGTATAAGTAACAACGATGTGATCATGATACAACTTGTTGACACAAAGAAATAACGAAGAAGCCACGTGCTATGTTGTTATAGCCTGTTACACATAATTATGGCATACGAGGCTTGTTGACATTGTACATCACACAATGAAACTCATACCAATATACGAGAAAACGTGGATACCCTATTTCCCATCCTCACTCTATTCCACTCAATACAAACATCAAAGTGTAGAAGAACTACTCTCTCTCGCCCAAGAGAAGCCATGTGCCAAGTGCTCCAATTGGTCCATCTACGGTGTCATTTTCGATCAAAATAAAATCGTACCCTTCATATGCTTAATAATGTCTTGAGGCCAAGTGAGCCATGGGCCCATTTGGAAACATGATATGTTGGTTGGTTAGTCCTACTTTAATTTTGTCTTTCACTTGCTGTGGCATTATGTAGAGGGTATAAAGAGAAATAGTTTGTTCACGCCATTCACAATAGGTGTGAAGGAGTGTAAACAAATAGAACTATTCAGAGGAAATTATTAAGTGAATTTGATGTTGCCTAATTCAATTCAGATATTTCCATACATATAAGAATTGGGGAGTATACAACCATAAACTTGAGGCCTAGCAACAAATTATGGCCACAATAACTAGTTAGAAACAAGACCACTTGAATTGAATCCCCAGGTAATTGAAATTACACGCGTTGATATAAAAGAACATAGTACATATAACATGAGAGATGCAGCTTTGATCCCATACTAACACATATCTTGCTCGCTGGAGTACATTCGTTTAAGGTTTAGAATTGATCCATGAATATCATCTTATATTCACAGTCTTTACCatttatatataactaactCCACTACATTTCCCATGCACCCCACGACATTGTATTTCTTTGTTCTCAAATACTTTGAATCCAGTATCAAACTATCAatcttttcaaataattaagagtGTAAATACTTCAACAAGCCATCTGTACTGTACCTTGTAAAAGGATAGACAATTGAGAAACACACGCAAGTAGCAACTGAAAAGGGAATTCAACTGAAGGGGATTTTTCAATGCAATAACTAGACTCACCATTCAACAGGAATTCAACTGgtcaaaatttctaaaaatattactGTAAAATGTAAAAACACTGAAGGGGATTTGATCGAATTATGTTCTACGGCCACTTTCGcgtttctttttaataatttcaatgaTATACATTGTAAAAAATGGAAGCCACTTAGGGAGGGGTTTAGACAAGTAACAAATCAGAAACCAATTCATTAACCAAATAAGACATAATGTCCCCCTCAACCTCTAAACCCTCTTCAAATGCTTCAACATCAAAGTCAAGCCATTTCCCACATCCAGAGCTCATGTCCTTGGTGACAAGCTCATCCACCATTGTCTCTTCCATGCTTCTAATACCCAGCAACTCCTTGTACAGTTCCTCTGCCATCCAGCTCTTCCTCTGAACTGACATCACCCATCCAGGCCATGCTTTGCACGTTCCAACAAAAGCTTGCTTACATCTCAACTCTAGGAACTCACTCGCACAGTCAAATATAGCCTTCCTTTCAAGCTTAGAGTAATCTTCTCCGAAGTTTTCTGTTCCATAAATCTGATTCTCCAACAGATCAAAGACATTGGGCATTATGAGTGTACTAGTTTGACCCGTGACAAATTCTTCTGCCGTAAACTCTGCATTGCAAAGAATATCATGTACATATTCAAGTACTGTGTTCCTTGATCTTTTAAAATCAACCGAATTTGATGTTCTACTTATTTGTTTGATGGCCATATTTCCACCCCCCAATGGTGAAGAGCTTTGCTCTGACCCTTTCACCTCActttcaagtgatacagattcACTTATCTGGGTAAAACTAGATACTTCTTCATCTTGTGTGGAAGAATAAACTGTGCTGCCTGAAAAGAGGAAGGGAAAAAACTGATGTGCATTACAACTTTATAGATAAGTGCATTTATGCTGAGGGAATGCAACAAATTGTTTCTATGACCCAacattgatgaatgacaaatatataaataatttgtaatacaCATTCACAACATAAAGGATGTTTgacattttattctaaaaataataataataaaagactcCAAAATTATACAGAATATTTCAGAATTGAAGAATAATTCCACACCATCAGCAAAGGTCATTCAAGAGTTACCCACTTCCCCacaaaaagcaaaaacaatGCCTCAATTCTTTGAAAGCTTGATGAAATTTCTTGCCAAAAAGTAATAGCTAGACAGCATgagatgtttttcttttttttattgtaacaaATTTTGCTCACCAgcagtaaaaagaaaaagaataaaacattACCATATGCACTGTCTTCACTATCCAAGTAACTTTCGCTGACAAAAGGAGTTTCAAAACCTGCAACAGCAGTGGAATGCCAACAAACTAGATCATTTCCACTTTCACTGTTGCTGCTACAGCTAGGATCTTCACTTACTTCTGATGTCTGCACAAGTGAATGAATACAAAGATAAGCAAATGGATTCTTCTAAGTTCAAAGATTATTGGAAATTGCAAATAACCTAATTTGTAAAATCAGATTCTATAAATTATGCTAGGACCATCTCAAACAAATCACTGGAAATTTGTAATCTGCATCCCAAACACTCCTTTTCTCAACCTCAACATATTCTCTTGACTAATGGATTGCAGGTAGTAAATGAGATGCTATATCAACAATTAATACTTGAACAGAAAACCATAATAGACAAAGCTGAAAACACAATGAAATGAGATACCAGCAGTTGCCGATTCATGTTAAGCACTGGGTCATCACTTGAACAATAATGAGAGTTATGCATGCTATCCAGTTTATCACTAGACAGGTCACTGCAAAAGCTTTTGTCTTGTTCCTTAGGCGTGTTGCTTGACACACTGGGAACTTGATCTTGCACACTAGATCTCAAACCAGTAGAAGACCCTTCTGTGGCCAAGGTACATTGAGGTAAGTTAATTCTAGATGTCAATTCTTGCAGCTTTTTGTCCAACAGGACACTTAAAGCATCACTATCTATCATAGGTTGCCCTGGCGgagataatgataattttttgggATAAAGATTATCACTATGCCCAATAGAGTTGACATCAATTCTATTTCTGGTTCCCATCACTTGCTCAGTAGAGGATGATGACTCAGGCATACTTCTCCTCAAGGGAGatgtaaatgtaaatgaaataacATCCTTGCTTTCTTTCATGTTAAATGCATCCTGATCAAAACTTCCATCAGTcgtaaaattgcatttaatGGACTTACTTCCAAAATTATTTACTTCATCAGGACCTCTTGCCTCATGAACATCTCTGCTAATCTTTTTCTTCTGGGAAATACTCACTGCTTTGGATCTTGGAAACTGCTTTTGGTTGTCAGTTGCCCTACTGCTTGACCTTTTAGGTTGAATATTTGCAGTTTTAGCACCCTTGTTCATTGTCTTCCTTATTCCAGAAGTTTCTGGAGATGAAGCTCGTGTTGTTGGCTTATTGGAATCTATTGTTGAAGTTAATTTACCCTTGGCAGCCATGCTATTTTGCTTTTGATTATTCTGCCCAAGCACATTGCTATTCCGGCTTGAGCAAGGTCTCTGCTGCATAgctttttgtttacttggtttCTGGCTCCTTGAGAGTTGATTTGACTTTATGTCATTCTTCTCTCTCTGTTTCATGCATTTCCTATCACCATTTGAAATCAATGTATCTCTACTATGAGCATTGTTTTTGGCTTGTATTGTAAGTGAAACTGATTTTCCTTTACTGGCTGAATGGCAAgaactatttttttctaaaactcttgAACCCTTGAATGCTGAAGTGCATTTATACAAATTACTGCTCCTCTCACTAAGCTTGCCATTTGCAGGATAGGAATTGCTCAGATTCTCGAGCTTTCCAGGCATGGATATATATTGTGCAGCTTCAAATCTCTCTTTCAAATTGAGAATTCTCAAGGGAACAGATGAAGGCTCGGTTAATGCTGTTCTATTCCTAAAATATGGCCGAGGGCTTGCCTCAATTATCTTAGCAGCTGCCTCCATTACATGAGCTGCATTCTTTGGTGGCAGAATACTAGGACTCTTGATAGGAGACAACAGTTTATTGTGAGTAACTGGAATGGGTTTAGCTGACTTTGGAGGCAACATTTCAGTTTGAAATCTCTTTATTGGAAGGTTTTCCACTTTTCGTGCCCTTGATTCCATGGCTTCCAAAGAAGACTTCTCTGGCTTAAGCAGTGTGTTTATGTAGTCTGCAGGGAAAAAGTCATCCACTGAGTGAAGAGCACCCTCATTACAATGTGAAGCTCCATGAGATTTAGAGCCATACAATGAAGTACAGGAGAGCTCAGTGGCTGCTGCAGCTGGCAATGAATCCAGACCCATGAGTCTCGCTACTAACCCAGGGGCTTTACTCCCACATCCTTCATCACTACAAATTGAGAGGGTACTGTCAAAATCACAACTTTGAATGTTACTTGGACTTGCTCCAATTTCATCCACCTTTTTCTGAAACAAttgcaagaaaacaaaaagcaaattaatatcaaataatcaaaatacATAAAGGtcctgtttggataaatttcttcACAAGTACTTATACACTTAATTTTTTAGGAGCTTTCTCATCTAACTTCTCCAAAAACTGAGgtgcataagttaatttaaacTTATTATGAGAAAAGCccaatttatttttccttcttattttcttctcctataactACTTAcagagaagtttatccaaacaggacatttaaagtgtaaaaattaaaacaagcaGAGTAcaaaaagtggaagaaattCACACCCTAGTGAGCCGTGACTTCGGTAAGTTCTCCACATTTTCCTTCCCTTGCTTTGAAACCTCTACATTATTGCAACAGAAACATTTAAAATAGGCACATAAGAGAGCAACAAAAGCTCTGAAGAAGAATATTCATTATTTATTCAATAGGAGGACAAGGCAAGCAAGCATTGACAACAAAGATGAACATTAACATTACCAGGATCGTTCCAAACCAACTTCTTTCGAGATTTGGTGTTCCAATCAAAGAAGCTAAGGAAGCTTCCCTTGGAACGTTTTTTCTCCGTCTCCATTTCTCGTTTTTCTATCACAGGCAAAACACAACAACATCACCAACCCACAAAGTGAACAATTTTTTCACAATTAGGTTCTCTCAACGCCAAAACCCAACTCTCTAATCCCACAAACAATAAACATTTTGAATGAAACGAGCGACAAAAGAACAGTTAATCGAAATCTTACCAGACTTCAGAGCCCCATTTTCAAAATGAAAGAGCTCCTTGTTGCACGAGAATCAGAAAGCACAATTGCGTTGAAAGTAACAATTTTTGAGTTATTTTCATAGACCCATTATCCAGTGCACATACTTTTTGGtattaataaaacaatttcTGAAAAGGGGCAACACAACTTTTAGTTGCTCTGCCTCTCTATTCCTCCGAGAAAACAATTAAAGCATGGAAATACAAAGAAGATCTGAGAGTAGAGtgtgagagtgagagtgagataCAAGAAAAGtgggagaaaaatgaaaaatctacgATTGTTGAGAGAGCGAAAGGGAGGGGCGTGTCTGTGTTGTGTCACTTGGGTTGGGTCTTCGTGGAGggatcaaattaaaaacaaataatggaGGGATAAAAAGGTTTTGCTTCGGTTTTTATCCAAGAGAATAATTATGAAATAATTGCCTTTTTTAATTCTCATGAAAACTGATTTTTATTTACgtctaaaaaaaactgaaaagaataaaatttttaaataaatcaaaccAAACCCTCCGGAGAGTGTACTCCATACAAgtgtatttcaattttcaaagatAAATAAGTCACCTTCTATCTTATTTAACTAAGtaacttttttgtttaattgataaataactttatttaattaatttgtactatatttttaattaggttaaattagttttttgtgttttaatttattttttagattcaatttagtcctttaattttttgggttcaatttgatctctaattttttaaatcgattaaacttattctttaatttaagtCGTaagaaattacattttattacaattcaagatcatcactaattaattttaaactgttataaaatatatatatttttttaaaaaaatgatttgattttaaaaattaaataaccaaattaaaaaaaaaatagaacatcaaattgaatcgattttataaattataaaactaaattgaataaaaaaaagttaaaaaatcaaattgaatctaAATAGTTacttagaagataaaaaaactaatttatcctTTTGATTATTCTTTCATAAAATGTTTAAACTTATGagcttttgtttttatgtttatcCTTGTAGTCTTATTagaattctttatttattattttatgtttaaaactctttcattctcattctcactaaatattattttttatagcatAAATCatccaaattataatataactCATTTGTAATATCtcattcaatttaataaaaatatttaaaaatgagaataaaatcaaaacattattatcctaatttttaagaagataaatgatataaaattatacttatatataattaccAAAATTTGAGTTATGGTGAATTAATTAAACGTATTTTTATACACTTGTACAATTATCATATCAGTTGGTTCAGTCTatgtagttttaccaagaattttaaatttaatcacctaatatataaactttttaacaTCTtgctttaaattaattttataattcggCTCGAAATATCTGTggtttagattatttttttgtaattttgaattaattttgccAAACACAATAATATACCCATTGACATCAGCCTATGCCTAATGATGGGGTGGGGTACTAACATAACCTGAGAaacatatttgatttatttatattttgaataatcaTTCTTTAAAATGGTTGCAATAAAATGGTAGCATTAGAGGGATTGCATTGCGTGTTATGCCAGTATATTCTTATAACTGCATCTTTATGATTTCGTAAATCTAAGATTAGATTCGTATTTCATATTTAATCTCTGTTGACTACGATATGATCTTATTTAAGTCAATTAAACAGTTGGCAAAGTGCATGTGATCACTCATTTACGAATAATGCTtctaaaaatgtatgttttttcAGAGATCACGACTGTTCTTCACATGAAATAATTTTGGTCGAGTTAAAGTAGGAttaatatagattaaaatttactttttgagtatttaaaaaatacgcTTGTTTTAAAGTAAGAGTATACTTAATTttcaattacatttagaagtgtattgtaattttaatttactttatttaaattttaaaataaaaatatatttatttgctCGCTTTGAATGCTAGCTTGTTTATATAGAACCTTTTTTTGTCcatgtaatttgtaaaaaaatattttagttcttGTACTTACCATCCaatgtttttgtttctaaactttcaataattattcaacttaaataataaatcattaaacttaaaaataaaaataatatgtaatactcgctttcaagtttcaaggattaaactaaaaaaaaaagtgttgtcGTTGAACAAACACATAGAAGGCTACAGGAGAGCGTAATGGTGTTGAAGTTTCACATAAGTTTAAAACTACATTGttgtatatgtatatgttaATCCTAAAAATTGCACTTATCCCtagaaagaaatatatttttaaatcaataaagAAATTTTCAGTAAATGAttctattaacaaataaatatttaaaaatgagacATAGAATACCTTCTTGATTCTGAGTTCtttttaaacaaacaaaaaagtccacaattttcaatttattagaTAATTATCTAATACTTAATGCATATAATAAGATGATTTCTTAGACAACTTGATAATAGTGTTTTcgatttaaaaattacttttataataGTTTTGATTTCGATACTAATTCTAAAAGTAACAAGAAGTcgatattgaaaaaaatgaaaattaaaaaaaaaataaaaggtttaGAAAGATACACTAAAGTAAAGTAACAAGAAttcataaaagatgaaaattgaaTACATAAATGACAACCTTTTGAACCTATAGCCAAATTTCGATGGTAGGTGATAACgactaaatatgagttattttttataataaaaatatattgaaaatatctttaaaaatatttatttagcagtaattttttgcttaaatattatgaattaatatttttcttatttatgacttacaaatataaaaagaggaattgaaagtaaaaaagatccaaaaaatataaaaaatatgaataaggaAAATTTTTAGCATCAGACCCAAAGgaaattctttcttctctttcatcattttctattcCACTTTTCCATTCCTTCTCATCCATCAGCTCCTATATCCTCTTTTTTTAGTATAAGGTCCCTTATGgttatgagaggctaaaccttTAGTTAGGATCTGACAGACCTAAAAAGTTAAAAGATGGATTGTGcacttcatatttatcaatgcaaacaggagttttctttcctattatcatttcttacttttaatttcatgcatc harbors:
- the LOC114407553 gene encoding uncharacterized protein LOC114407553, with the translated sequence METEKKRSKGSFLSFFDWNTKSRKKLVWNDPEVSKQGKENVENLPKSRLTRKKVDEIGASPSNIQSCDFDSTLSICSDEGCGSKAPGLVARLMGLDSLPAAAATELSCTSLYGSKSHGASHCNEGALHSVDDFFPADYINTLLKPEKSSLEAMESRARKVENLPIKRFQTEMLPPKSAKPIPVTHNKLLSPIKSPSILPPKNAAHVMEAAAKIIEASPRPYFRNRTALTEPSSVPLRILNLKERFEAAQYISMPGKLENLSNSYPANGKLSERSSNLYKCTSAFKGSRVLEKNSSCHSASKGKSVSLTIQAKNNAHSRDTLISNGDRKCMKQREKNDIKSNQLSRSQKPSKQKAMQQRPCSSRNSNVLGQNNQKQNSMAAKGKLTSTIDSNKPTTRASSPETSGIRKTMNKGAKTANIQPKRSSSRATDNQKQFPRSKAVSISQKKKISRDVHEARGPDEVNNFGSKSIKCNFTTDGSFDQDAFNMKESKDVISFTFTSPLRRSMPESSSSTEQVMGTRNRIDVNSIGHSDNLYPKKLSLSPPGQPMIDSDALSVLLDKKLQELTSRINLPQCTLATEGSSTGLRSSVQDQVPSVSSNTPKEQDKSFCSDLSSDKLDSMHNSHYCSSDDPVLNMNRQLLTSEVSEDPSCSSNSESGNDLVCWHSTAVAGFETPFVSESYLDSEDSAYGSTVYSSTQDEEVSSFTQISESVSLESEVKGSEQSSSPLGGGNMAIKQISRTSNSVDFKRSRNTVLEYVHDILCNAEFTAEEFVTGQTSTLIMPNVFDLLENQIYGTENFGEDYSKLERKAIFDCASEFLELRCKQAFVGTCKAWPGWVMSVQRKSWMAEELYKELLGIRSMEETMVDELVTKDMSSGCGKWLDFDVEAFEEGLEVEGDIMSYLVNELVSDLLLV